In Corynebacterium guangdongense, one DNA window encodes the following:
- the malQ gene encoding 4-alpha-glucanotransferase, with protein sequence MTYEEALKELATSYGIAPQYTSISGQQVVASTDTLVKLLRAMGVDLGDSETPTGEEVAAAAAAHRAAQASLPLPETIAVVEGDPKIFNVHVHHGAPARVDVELEDGGTREVAQEENWSEPVAVGEVTWGEATFRLPADLPTGYHRLRLTSGERTHEARLIVSPARLATTDRFVEDKRFGVMAQLYSARSAESWGIGDFHDLGHLAEVLAEEIGADFLQINPLHAAEPLPPVEDSPYLPTTRRFTNPIYLRIEDIPEYGQLDAETRAEIQAAADVLRAGNTSAEPIERNPIYQLKLDTLHVLHELDRSPQRQRAFEDYVATEGPGLVDFARWCAQRELDQQWAERRHAIAPEITELAGFYMWLQFLCDEQLAAAQRRALDAGMAIGIMTDLAVGVHPGGADAETLRPWLAPDASVGAPPDPFNQQGQDWSQPPWNPAALPGAEYEPWRAMLQTVLRHSGGIRVDHVIGLFRLFWMPRMEHPSTGAYVNYDFEAMLGVLTLEAERAGAVVIGEDLGTVEPWVRDVLAARGVMGTSVLWFESGQGGEPLAQGDYRTLALASVGTHDLPPTAGYLQAEHIHLRERLGLLETDADKEDADDLHWQGRVLATAQAAGAFAGTGSADVDFHRAARDQRGSVEDLIVGLHRFMAGTPAALMVTNLVDLVGETRTQNQPGTNSAQYPNWCIPLADAEGDAVLIGDLATRDLLHRVGQASARS encoded by the coding sequence GGGCGTGGACCTCGGGGACTCGGAGACGCCCACCGGGGAGGAGGTCGCCGCCGCCGCGGCCGCCCACCGCGCCGCACAGGCCTCGCTCCCCCTGCCGGAGACCATCGCCGTCGTGGAAGGCGATCCGAAGATCTTCAACGTGCACGTGCACCACGGTGCCCCGGCCCGGGTCGACGTCGAGCTGGAGGACGGCGGGACCCGCGAGGTCGCCCAGGAGGAGAATTGGAGCGAACCGGTCGCCGTCGGGGAGGTCACCTGGGGCGAGGCCACCTTCCGCCTCCCGGCCGATCTGCCGACCGGCTACCACCGCCTCCGGCTGACCTCCGGCGAGCGCACCCACGAGGCCCGCCTGATCGTCTCGCCGGCCCGCTTGGCGACGACCGACCGTTTCGTCGAGGACAAGCGCTTCGGCGTGATGGCCCAGCTCTACTCCGCGCGCTCGGCGGAATCCTGGGGCATCGGCGACTTCCACGACCTGGGCCACCTCGCCGAGGTCCTGGCCGAGGAGATCGGCGCCGATTTCCTCCAGATCAACCCGCTGCACGCCGCCGAACCGCTGCCGCCGGTCGAGGACAGCCCCTACCTGCCGACCACCCGTCGTTTCACCAACCCGATCTACCTGCGCATCGAGGACATTCCGGAGTACGGACAGCTCGACGCCGAGACCCGGGCCGAGATCCAGGCCGCCGCGGACGTGCTGCGCGCCGGCAACACCTCCGCCGAGCCCATCGAGCGCAACCCGATCTACCAACTCAAGCTGGACACCCTCCACGTCCTCCATGAGCTCGACCGCAGCCCGCAACGGCAGCGCGCCTTCGAGGACTACGTCGCCACCGAGGGCCCGGGCCTGGTCGACTTCGCCCGCTGGTGCGCGCAGCGTGAACTGGACCAGCAGTGGGCGGAGCGCCGCCACGCCATCGCCCCGGAGATCACCGAACTGGCCGGCTTCTACATGTGGCTGCAGTTCCTCTGCGACGAGCAGCTCGCCGCCGCCCAGCGCCGCGCACTCGACGCGGGCATGGCCATCGGCATCATGACCGACCTGGCCGTGGGCGTGCACCCGGGCGGCGCCGACGCCGAGACCCTCCGGCCGTGGCTCGCTCCGGACGCCTCGGTCGGCGCGCCGCCGGACCCCTTCAACCAGCAGGGCCAGGACTGGTCCCAGCCGCCGTGGAACCCGGCGGCCCTGCCGGGCGCGGAGTACGAGCCGTGGCGCGCGATGCTGCAGACGGTGCTGCGCCACTCCGGCGGCATCCGCGTCGACCACGTCATCGGCCTGTTCCGGCTGTTCTGGATGCCGCGCATGGAGCACCCCTCCACCGGCGCCTACGTCAACTACGACTTCGAGGCGATGCTCGGCGTCCTCACCCTCGAGGCGGAGCGGGCCGGCGCCGTCGTCATCGGCGAGGACCTGGGCACCGTCGAGCCCTGGGTCCGGGACGTCCTCGCCGCCCGCGGCGTGATGGGCACCTCGGTGCTGTGGTTCGAGTCCGGTCAGGGCGGCGAGCCGCTGGCCCAGGGGGACTACCGCACGCTGGCGCTGGCCAGCGTCGGCACGCACGACCTGCCGCCCACCGCCGGCTACCTCCAGGCCGAACACATCCACCTGCGCGAGCGCCTGGGCCTGCTGGAGACCGACGCCGACAAGGAGGACGCCGACGACCTGCACTGGCAGGGCCGCGTGCTCGCCACCGCCCAGGCGGCCGGAGCCTTCGCGGGCACCGGCTCCGCAGACGTGGACTTCCACCGGGCGGCCCGCGATCAGCGCGGCAGCGTCGAGGACCTCATCGTCGGTCTGCACCGCTTCATGGCGGGCACGCCGGCGGCGCTGATGGTGACCAACCTCGTCGACCTGGTCGGCGAGACGCGCACCCAGAACCAGCCGGGCACCAACTCCGCGCAGTACCCGAACTGGTGCATCCCGCTGGCCGACGCCGAGGGCGACGCCGTCCTCATCGGCGACCTCGCGACCCGGGATCTGCTCCACCGCGTCGGGCAGGCCTCGGCCCGCTCCTAG